A portion of the Hoplias malabaricus isolate fHopMal1 chromosome 1, fHopMal1.hap1, whole genome shotgun sequence genome contains these proteins:
- the numa1 gene encoding nuclear mitotic apparatus protein 1 isoform X2: MTLHQSKEAALLAWINGLLVGERVQTITGLKDGAVLLKLVYKLKGEEPSKAPVHLPESERMSIVFTFLRSVYENEQCIPLTEFNSNDDLLDLQLAKVLLLLCYYGLNERLLPQVTYETEIQMAAMFHLVRSGSSLSEALDKLLTSKALIHCSSTSSESSYSDGSPFFARSRSPLVTFLELNPVASTSFVSSPIQDLMNTPQVQLRKLRKDLVREGDIRDELERELSERITTISERETEISQLQHRLQRVLRDKEQMEQENRTALLELQQKNDGLLARVHEVLKQCHDLKTDNKQKDNRIDKLLEENGSLAAQIRNAFAQLARAEEAVSKLTEAHESSQTEWGNRRETLLKELSKALSDRESLSEQIQILQSKISVLEDELSKVSTQVQEKGEVLGPVMEREKLKQELADLTLKLSQLEETISRLEREKLDTEELLLQERTHFERETLRLQGLISDLQQSVNSIQAEREAQEVSSREYQMQLTAQIAALESELAHLKKLEVQLAAEISLSAELRKQRGELEAKVTSLENTVNSLRTRCKGMEVECESQQEVLNVLRADLQKAQTSLVEYEGKLSDHKKVVEENASLHARISALDKTVAVLQNEIDGERERGQNILAFSEQQKAQMEDKFRKQEEKSHEMFAELETLSQELHKMKQQKLEAQSCIEKLTEEGKALRDNLAEERDQAQSQLELVKKAKDEAELKLQHIITENQRKISQLQAEIEETVASLKQSESEMFALKDRLSTKEEHLHLQQQELARLQSEAEVLQTKLLEQEGNLQQLSHNVTSRDMEIQKLKVELNLKGEEIQSLKSTIQSLETESSEMRDLLQKEVEEQRLTVSHLKSQLAEAESLISLKDKALEDLAQNLKNLTEELSTEKDRAATLETVLKAAKKDQEIGEQTLKLDMAQLRQEIEGHLKHLEELLAEIKSLKEQIRDQQYTVLQKEQEASILDTKYKALEENFCLLQNKLAEATTLAMKSQSELLTLQTEAEHQESIRDKAQEIEETQRKELQRQVTELQTQVNELTSQASERESFIVSLQEKMKEQEDLKQKLLQESEAALQRELEKVVALQGQLESVVHQVAAKNELLESTDGKLKWMELLCQQKESIISETSQARETLEKTVTELCTKQNQELDKYQKELETLQKEKEQLTSVSTSLQNQCQVLQATNKGQQDALSALKADLQNTQNEYKKDLETLKYSKEQLQSVNQSLQNECQSLKTGNQEQQEALNTLKTDFQNTREEYKKKQEILKKEKEQLGLVNQSLQTECQKFQAEVKEQQHALNTLKANLQKTQEEHQKEVETLTMEKDQLSSTNQSLQTECQSLQAEVKEQKNALNILKANLQDTQEGYQKELDTFKMEKDQLSSVNQSLQTDCQKFQAEVKEQQHALNTLKANLQKTQEEHQKELETFKMEKDQLSSVNQSLQTDCQNLQAEVKEQQNTLDTLKANIQKTLEEHQKELETFKMEKDQLSSVNQSLQTDCQKFQAEIKEQQHALNTLKANLQKTQEEHQKELETFKIEKDQLSSVNQSLQAEVKEQKDALNILKANLQDIQEGYQKELDTFKMEKDQLSSVNQSLQTDCQKFQAEIKEQQHALNTLKANLQKTQEEHQKDLETFKMEKDQLSSVNQSLKTECQNMQAKVKVLLTDLQNTKDEQKQKLETLSKEKDHLLSVNISLECQCQSLQLESKRQQEALISIKADFQNTEDRYMKDQEMLKEESKHLSSINQTLQTECKSLQAELTSQQSTQDKYKKDLETLNKEKDNLLSVNQFLQRECDASGLLQNELEGKLAELNESVQLLKELVKQRDKQVQELQEELKVKTEAVEHYKVQMDKAKTHYNCKKQLLVEEQEARQALQISLETNESEVKALRTELKLASMELENAKVSEKNLLVKVKNLETQLSYADLQLREQRKQADTGAQVKHKEDVCLKVPVELQNTSTDSLELDLDDSLNVAGKPAIPGESSTPLLRSSERLAAKRRTQDQGSLETLYFTPMNPRGKKHDILKHQDKLETSIISLGDLTLDSAKKLQSSAKRRRTTQVINITMTKKAPGEEAEESFYSLHASQSQPNLATQKSRPISLGISEEQSSSDKLLGLPGYRRSNVHGTAPPRATSTFCVGSEYEPEHVADDWMRIAELQSRNKACLPHLKSSYPLESRPSLGFSVLPVTDEDVRFGDPEETIRRASMAPGQLMDTLSSHRLSLAPPLANRDHASSQPQRYSMLPGQISTSTAALRSSQQNSRASTKAHSAKTYELRTNCSPLAPKRPASQIQDPDTPEAKKLASCFPRPATPKNRFPRSTASGSQNRPPSPADRRQSMAFVIDNTPKKPGRVDSRLQRGINKLRNSARKSPGSSRKTSSAAAAAKTQSPFSQRTQRKSPRINTKSPKIPTSAKKLMRFKMKT; the protein is encoded by the exons ATGACTTTACATCAATCAAAAGAGGCTGCTCTTTTagcctgg ATAAATGGTTTGTTAGTTGGGGAGAGAGTGCAAACCATCACAGGGCTGAAAGATGGAGCGGTTCTTTTGAAACTTGTCTATAAACT AAAGGGGGAGGAACCCAGCAAGGCTCCTGTTCACTTGCCAGAATCAGAGCGCATGTCCATCGTCTTCACCTTCCTCCGCA GTGTGTATGAGAATGAGCAGTGTATCCCACTGACAGAATTCAACTCAAATGATGATCTCCTTGACCTCCAGCTTGCCAAG GTTTTGTTGCTGCTGTGCTATTATGGGCTGAATGAGAGGCTACTGCCTCAGGTGACTTATGAAACAGAG ATTCAGATGGCAGCAATGTTCCATTTGGTTCGGAGCGGATCCAGCCTATCTGAGGCTCTTGACAAACTCCTCACTTCCAaag ctttgATCCACTGTTCCAGTACAAGTAGTGAATCATCGTACAGTGATGGTTCCCCTTTCTTTGCCCGTTCTCGTTCTCCTcttgttacatttctggagcTCAACCCTGTTGCGTCCACCTCATTTGTCAG TTCCCCGATCCAGGATTTAATGAACACCCCTCAGGTTCAGCTGAGGAAGCTGCGAAAGGACCTTGTTCGTGAGGGAGACATACGAGACGAGCTAGAGCGAGAACTTTCTGAAAGAATCACCACCATCTCAGAAAGAG AGACAGAGATTTCGCAGCTGCAGCACAGACTCCAGCGTGTGCTTAGAGATAAGGAGCAGATGGAGCAAGAAAACAGAACTGCTCTCCTGGAGCTGCAACAGAAAAAtgatgg ACTTCTGGCAAGAGTTCATGAGGTGTTGAAACAGTGCCATGATCTCAAAACggacaacaaacaaaaagacaatCGAATTGATAAACTGTTGGAGGAGAATGGATCTCTAGCCGCTCAG ATTCGGAATGCATTTGCTCAGCTGGCGAGAGCTGAGGAGGCAGTCTCTAAACTAACAGAAGCTCATGAATCGTCTCAGACTGAGTGGGGGAATAGGAGAGAAACACTACTGAAAGAACTCAGCAAGGCCCTGAGCGACAGG GAGAGTCTTAGTGAGCAGATTCAGATTTTACAAAGCAAGATCTCAGTTCTGGAAGATGAGCTTTCCAAAGTCTCTACACAAGTCCAAGAGAAGGGAGAGGTTCTGGGGCCTGTTATGGAG agagagaaactgaaacAAGAACTGGCAGACCTTACACTGAAATTGTCACAGCTTGAAGAAACCATTTCCCGCCTTGAGAGGGAAAAGTTGGATACTGAGGAGTTGTTGTTACAAGAGAGAACACATTTTGAAAGGGAAACACTCCGCCTTCAGGGGCTAATTTCTGATCTTCAACAGTCAGTAAACAGTATTCAGGCAGAAAGAGAGGCTCAGGAAGTGTCCTCAAGGGAGTACCAAATGCAACTTACTGCCCAAATAGCAGCTTTAGAATCTGAGCTTGCTCATCTCAAAAAGCTGGAAGTCCAACTCGCAGCTGAGATCTCCCTCTCTGCAGAACTTCGTAAGCAGCGAGGAGAGCTAGAGGCTAAGGTCACTTCCCTGGAGAACACAGTTAATTCTCTGAGAACAAGGTGCAAGGGGATGGAGGTGGAGTGTGAGTCACAGCAGGAGGTTCTTAATGTCCTCAGGGCTGACCTTCAGAAAGCACAGACCTCCCTTGTGGAGTATGAAGGAAAACTGTCAGATCATAAAAAAGTGGTAGAAGAGAATGCTTCTCTTCATGCCAGAATCTCTGCTCTGGACAAAACTGTGGCTGTTCTGCAGAATGAAATTgatggtgagagagaaagaggtcaAAACATCCTTGCTttttcagagcaacagaaagcTCAGATGGAAGACAAGTTCCGAAAACAGGAGGAAAAGTCCCATGAGATGTTTGCAGAACTAGAGACTCTGAGTCAGGAGCTCCATAAGATGAAGCAGCAGAAACTTGAAGCTCAATCATGTATAGAAAAACTTACAGAGGAGGGAAAAGCACTTAGAGACAATCTAGCGGAGGAACGTGATCAAGCCCAGTCACAACTGGAGCTAGTAAAGAAAGCCAAAGATGAGGCTGAGCTGAAACTTCAGCATATCATTACGGAAAATCAGAGGAAGATCTCTCAGTTACAGGCTGAGATAGAGGAAACAGTAGCTTCACTGAAGCAAAGTGAGTCTGAAATGTTTGCCTTAAAGGATAGATTATCTACCAAAGAAGAACACCTTCATTTACAACAGCAGGAACTTGCTCGTCTGCAGAGCGAGGCAGAAGTTCTTCAGACAAAGCTTTTGGAGCAAGAGGGGAATTTGCAGCAACTGAGTCATAATGTGACTTCCAGAGACATGGAGATTCAGAAACTGAAGGTGGAGCTTAATTTGAAAGGGGAGGAGATCCAGTCCCTTAAATCCACCATTCAGTCCCTTGAAACAGAGTCCTCTGAAATGCGTGACCTTCTTCAGAAAGAAGTGGAGGAACAAAGACTGACTGTTTCCCATCTTAAATCGCAGCTTGCTGAAGCTGAGAGTCTAATCTCTCTGAAAGACAAAGCTCTGGAAGATCTTGCTCAGAACTTGAAGAATTTGACAGAAGAGCTTTCCACAGAGAAGGATAGAGCTGCTACTTTGGAAACTGTGCTCAAGGCTGCCAAAAAAGACCAGGAAATCGGGGAGCAAACCTTAAAACTGGATATGGCACAACTCCGACAGGAGATTGAGGGACATCTGAAGCACTTGGAGGAGTTGCTGGCTGAGATTAAATCTCTCAAAGAACAAATAAGAGACCAGCAGTACACAGTGCTACAGAAAGAACAAGAGGCTTCCATTTTAGACACTAAATACAAAGCCCTGGAAGAAAACTTTTGTCTCCTCCAGAATAAACTAGCAGAAGCCACAACACTTGCCATGAAAAGTCAGTCCGAGTTACTCACTCTTCAAACAGAGGCTGAGCATCAGGAGAGCATAAGAGACAAAGCTCAGGAAATTGAGGAGACCCAGCGTAAAGAACTTCAAAGACAAGTGACTGAACTTCAAACTCAAGTTAATGAGCTTACAAGTCAAGCATCTGAAAGAgaatcatttattgtttctcTTCAAGAAAAGATGAAGGAACAAGAAGACTTGAAACAAAAGCTTCTACAAGAATCTGAAGCAGCTCTTCAGAGGGAACTTGAGAAGGTTGTTGCACTCCAGGGCCAACTGGAGTCTGTTGTGCATCAAGTAGCTGCTAAAAATGAGCTACTGGAGTCTACTGATGGGAAGCTCAAATGGATGGAGCTCTTGTGCCAACAGAAAGAGTCCATCATTAGTGAGACTAGTCAAGCCAGAGAGACCTTGGAGAAGACTGTGACTGAGCTTTGCACCAAGCAAAATCAAGAGCTGGACAAGTACCAGAAAGAGCTAGAGACCTTACAAAAGGAGAAGGAGCAACTAACCTCAGTGAGCACTTCCCTTCAGAATCAGTGCCAAGTCTTGCAAGCAACAAACAAGGGTCAGCAGGATGCTCTGAGTGCACTTAAAGCTGACCTACAGAACACCCAGAATGAATATAAGAAAGATCTGGAAACCTTAAAATATTCAAAGGAGCAACTTCAGTCTGTCAACCAGTCTCTACAGAATGAGTGCCAGAGCTTGAAAACAGGAAATCAAGAACAACAGGAGGCTCTGAACACTTTAAAGACAGACTTTCAGAACACTAGAGAGGAGTACAAGAAAAAGCAAGAAATTCTGAAAAAGGAGAAGGAACAGCTGGGATTAGTCAACCAGTCCCTCCAAACTGAGTGCCAGAAATTCCAGGCAGAGGTCAAGGAACAGCAGCATGCTCTGAATACCCTGAAGGCAAACCTGCAAAAGACTCAGGAAGAACACCAAAAAGAAGTAGAGACCTTAACAATGGAGAAAGACCAGTTATCCTCAACCAATCAGTCCCTCCAGACTGAGTGCCAGAGCTTGCAAGCAGAGGTCAAGGAGCAAAAGAATGCTCTGAATATCCTGAAGGCAAACCTGCAAGACACTCAAGAAGGGTACCAGAAAGAACTGGACACCTTCAAGATGGAGAAAGACCAGCTGTCCTCAGTCAATCAATCCCTCCAGACTGATTGCCAGAAATTCCAGGCAGAGGTCAAGGAACAGCAGCATGCTCTGAATACCCTGAAGGCAAACCTGCAAAAGACTCAGGAAGAACACCAAAAAGAATTGGAAACCTTCAAGATGGAGAAAGACCAGTTGTCCTCTGTCAATCAATCTCTCCAGACTGATTGCCAGAACTTGCAGGCAGAGGTCAAGGAGCAGCAAAACACTCTGGATACCTTGAAGGCAAACATACAAAAGACTCTGGAAGAACACCAAAAAGAATTGGAAACCTTCAAGATGGAGAAAGACCAGTTATCCTCAGTCAATCAATCTCTCCAGACTGATTGCCAGAAATTCCAGGCAGAGATCAAGGAACAGCAGCATGCTCTGAATACCCTGAAGGCAAACCTGCAAAAGACTCAGGAAGAACACCAAAAAGAATTGGAAACCTTCAAGATTGAGAAAGACCAGTTATCCTCAGTCAATCAGAGCTTGCAAGCAGAGGTCAAGGAGCAAAAGGATGCTCTGAATATCCTGAAGGCAAACCTGCAAGACATTCAAGAAGGATACCAGAAAGAACTGGACACCTTCAAGATGGAGAAAGACCAGCTGTCATCAGTCAATCAATCCCTCCAGACTGATTGCCAGAAATTCCAGGCAGAGATCAAGGAACAGCAGCATGCTCTGAATACCCTGAAGGCAAACCTGCAAAAGACTCAGGAAGAACACCAAAAAGATTTGGAAACCTTCAAGATGGAGAAAGACCAGTTATCCTCAGTCAATCAGTCCCTCAAAACTGAGTGCCAGAACATGCAGGCAAAGGTCAAGGTACTCTTAACTGACCTGCAGAACACCAAAGATGAACAAAAGCAAAAACTGGAAACCTTAAGTAAGGAGAAAGATCATCTCTTGTCAGTCAATATTTCTCTTGAATGTCAGTGCCAGAGCCTGCAGTTGGAAAGTAAACGGCAACAAGAGGCACTGATTTCGATAAAGGCAGACTTTCAAAACACTGAGGATAGGTACATGAAGGACCAAGAGATGTTAAAGGAGGAGAGCAAGCATCTCTCTTCAATCAACCAAACACTTCAGACTGAGTGTAAGAGCTTGCAGGCTGAGCTCACTAGTCAACAGAGCACCCAAGATAAGTATAAGAAAGATTTGGAAACTTTGAACAAAGAGAAAGACAATCTTTTGTCAGTCAACCAGTTTCTCCAGAGGGAGTGTGATGCCTCTGGGCTACTTCAAAATGAGCTAGAGGGAAAGCTGGCAGAGCTGAATGAATCTGTCCAGCTTCTGAAAGAGTTAGTCAAGCAAAGAGATAAGCAGGTCCAAGAACTTCAGGAGGAGCTCAAGGTGAAGACTGAAGCTGTGGAGCACTACAAAGTGCAA ATGGATAAAGCAAAAACACACTACAACTGTAAAAAGCAGCTGCTGGTGGAAGAGCAGGAGGCACGACAGGCTCTTCAGATTTCTCTGGAGACCAATGAGAGTGAGGTCAAGGCCCTGAGGACGGAGTTAAAACTGGCCTCTATGGAATTGGAGAATGCCAAAGTCTCTGAGAAGAACTTGCTGGTCAAGGTCAAAAACCTAGAGACACAG CTGAGTTATGCTGATCTTCAGTTACGAGAGCAGAGGAAGCAGGCAGATACCGGAGCGCAGGTAAAACACAAGGAGGATGTTTGCCTGAAAGTCCCGGTGGAACTTCAGAACACCAGCACTGACAGCCTGGAACTTGACCTGGACGACTCTCTGAACGTTGCTGG TAAGCCGGCAATTCCAGGTGAGTCCAGTACACCTCTGCTCCGCAGTTCTGAGCGATTAGCAGCCAAGCGGCGTACTCAAGATCAAGGCTCTCTTGAGACTCTATATTTTACTCCCATGAATCCTCGGggcaagaaacatgacatcttAAAACACCAGGACAAACTGGAGACTAGCATAATCTCTCTGGGTGACCTCACACTCGACTCTGCGAAGAAGCTCCAGTCTTCAGCCAAGAGAAGAAGGACCACTCAGGTCATCAACATTACCATGACCAAG AAGGCCCCTGGAGAAGAAGCAGAAGAGTCTTTCTATAGTCTGCATGCCTCACAGTCCCAGCCCAATCTGGCAACCCAAAAATCTCGCCCCATTTCATTGGGGATCTCTGAGGAACAGAGCTCTAGTGATAAACTCCTGGGTCTTCCAGGGTACCGCCGGAGCAATGTCCATGGAACCGCGCCCCCACGTG CTACGAGTACGTTCTGTGTAGGATCAGAATATGAACCTGAACACGTTGCTGATGATTGGATGCGGATTGCTGAACTACAGTCTCGGAACAAAGCTTGTTTACCTCATCTCAAGAGCAGCTACCCATTGGAGTCCAGG CCCAGTTTGGGGTTCTCCGTCCTTCCAGTCACTGATGAGGATGTTCGTTTCGGCGATCCAGAAGAGACCATCCGCCGAGCATCCATGGCCCCGGGTCAGCTGATGGACACACTCTCCTCCCACCGACTTTCCCTGGCCCCTCCCTTAGCCAACAGAGACCATGCCTCCTCCCAGCCTCAGCGCTACAGCATGCTGCCAGGGCAGATTAGCACTAGCACTGCAGCACTTAGATCTTCTCAGCAGAATTCCAGAGCTTCAACAAAAGCACACTCGGCAAAAACATATGAACTCAGGACGAACTGCAGCCCTTTGGCTCCTAAGCGCCCCGCCAGTCAGATACAGGACCCGGATACACCTGAG GCTAAGAAGCTGGCCAGCTGTTTCCCTCGACCGGCCACTCCAAAGAACAGGTTTCCTCGCTCCACAGCCAGCGGCTCTCAGAACAGACCCCCATCTCCT gCTGATCGGAGGCAGTCAATGGCATTTGTGATTGATAACACACCCAAGAAGCCGGGTCGGGTTGACAGCAGACTTCAAAGAGGCATCAATAAACTCCGCAACAGTGCGAGGAAGTCCCCAGGCAGCAGCAGGAAGACGTCCAGCGCCGCTGCCGCTGCTAAAACTCAGTCTCCATTTTCACAACGAACACAGAGGAAATCTCCAAGAATCAACACCAAGTCGCCAAAAATACCGACCAGTGCAAAGAAG ctgaTGAGGTTCAAGATGAAAACGTGA